The Agromyces mangrovi genome contains a region encoding:
- the nirB gene encoding nitrite reductase large subunit NirB — protein sequence MAQADSAGDAPRHVVVVGGGPAAHRFTEALGSRLDAAAPELRITVLAEEVHRPYDRVALSKRLDDGEVDLTLGEADFWDRPGVTLRTGSPVTEIDTDAREVALADGARIAYDELVLATGSSATVPPIENAHAGRVYRTLEDVAELVAEIGEFAERRGRPANVAVVGGGLLGLEAAGGAARLGARASVVHSGRWLMSAQLDEGAGQALGRIIHGSGIELHLGQRPSSVLTSPTGTVLGLALPDGSAVNADIVVFSIGITARDELARAAGLDIAPRGGIVVDDHCATSAPNVWAIGEVAAIDGRCVGLVAPANTMAEVVADRIWGGEAVFPGVDDATKLKLAGVDVASFGDALARTEGALEVVYADPARGLYQKLVVSEDAKTLLGGMFVGDAEPYTALRPMLGRELGAEPGAYLSAAGAEAPASAELPDDAQVCSCNNVSAGHIRGVIAGDEGEACTDLGSLKACSRAGTQCGSCVPLVKKILETELEKSGIEVSKALCEHIELSRAELFESVRILGLRTADQVMERFGTGLGCDICKPVIASVLASQTNRYILDDDTGPMQDTNDRALANMQKDGTYSVVPRIPGGEITPAKLKVIAEVAEDFGLYTKITGGQRIDLFGARLDQLPDIWRRLVDAGMESGQAYGKSLRTVKSCVGSTWCRYGVQDSVGMAVFLEERYRGLRSPHKFKLGVSGCARECAEARSKDIGVIATELGWNLYVGGNGGYQPAHAQLLAGDLDDETLVRYIDRYVMYYVRTADRLQRTARWQEDLPGGLDHVREVVCDDSLGIAAELEAAMATHVGTYRDEWAATLADPEKLRRFRPFVNAPETGDPSVLRVPERGQSRPATPEERRTLIAGASIPVRPHVTDADGPEASAVPTIDTVPAPADGAITGGR from the coding sequence ATGGCCCAGGCAGATTCCGCCGGCGACGCACCCCGTCACGTCGTCGTCGTGGGCGGCGGACCGGCCGCCCACCGCTTCACAGAGGCGCTCGGCTCCCGGCTCGACGCCGCTGCCCCCGAGCTGCGCATCACCGTGCTTGCCGAGGAGGTGCACCGCCCGTACGACCGCGTCGCGCTGTCGAAGCGCCTCGACGACGGGGAGGTCGACCTGACCCTCGGCGAGGCCGACTTCTGGGACCGCCCCGGCGTGACGCTGCGCACCGGGTCGCCGGTGACCGAGATCGACACGGATGCCCGTGAGGTGGCGCTCGCCGACGGCGCGCGCATCGCCTACGACGAGCTCGTGCTCGCGACGGGGTCGAGCGCGACCGTGCCGCCGATCGAGAACGCGCACGCGGGTCGCGTGTACCGCACCCTCGAGGACGTCGCCGAGCTCGTCGCCGAGATCGGCGAGTTCGCCGAGCGCCGCGGGCGCCCCGCCAACGTCGCCGTCGTCGGCGGCGGGCTGCTCGGCCTCGAGGCCGCAGGCGGCGCCGCGCGGCTCGGGGCGCGCGCCTCGGTCGTGCACTCGGGCAGGTGGCTCATGTCGGCGCAGCTCGACGAGGGCGCCGGGCAGGCGCTCGGTCGCATCATCCACGGCTCCGGTATCGAGCTGCACCTCGGCCAGCGTCCGTCGTCCGTGCTCACCTCGCCGACCGGCACCGTGCTCGGCCTCGCCCTGCCCGACGGCAGCGCCGTGAACGCCGACATCGTCGTCTTCTCGATCGGCATCACCGCGCGCGACGAGCTCGCCCGCGCGGCCGGCCTCGACATCGCCCCGCGCGGCGGCATCGTCGTCGACGACCACTGCGCGACGAGCGCCCCGAACGTCTGGGCGATCGGCGAGGTCGCCGCGATCGACGGCCGCTGCGTGGGCCTCGTCGCCCCCGCGAACACCATGGCCGAGGTCGTCGCCGACCGCATCTGGGGCGGCGAGGCCGTCTTCCCCGGCGTCGACGACGCGACCAAGCTCAAGCTCGCCGGCGTCGACGTCGCCAGCTTCGGCGACGCCCTCGCCCGCACCGAGGGGGCGCTCGAGGTCGTCTACGCCGACCCGGCGCGCGGCCTCTACCAGAAGCTCGTCGTGAGCGAGGACGCCAAGACCCTGCTCGGCGGCATGTTCGTCGGCGACGCCGAGCCGTACACCGCGCTCCGCCCCATGCTCGGGCGCGAACTGGGCGCCGAGCCGGGCGCCTACCTCTCTGCGGCGGGCGCCGAGGCACCGGCATCCGCCGAACTGCCCGACGACGCACAGGTCTGCTCGTGCAACAACGTCAGCGCCGGGCACATCCGCGGCGTCATCGCGGGCGACGAGGGCGAGGCCTGCACCGACCTCGGCTCGCTCAAGGCCTGCTCGCGCGCCGGCACCCAGTGCGGGTCATGCGTGCCGCTGGTCAAGAAGATCCTCGAGACCGAGCTCGAGAAGTCGGGCATCGAGGTCTCGAAGGCGCTCTGCGAGCACATCGAGCTGAGCCGCGCCGAGCTGTTCGAGTCGGTGCGCATCCTCGGCCTGCGCACCGCCGACCAGGTCATGGAGCGCTTCGGCACCGGCCTCGGCTGCGACATCTGCAAGCCCGTCATCGCGTCGGTGCTCGCGTCGCAGACGAACCGGTACATCCTCGACGACGACACCGGGCCCATGCAGGACACCAACGACCGGGCCCTGGCGAACATGCAGAAGGACGGCACGTACTCGGTCGTCCCGCGCATCCCCGGCGGCGAGATCACCCCGGCGAAGCTCAAGGTCATCGCCGAGGTCGCCGAGGACTTCGGGCTCTACACGAAGATCACCGGCGGCCAGCGCATCGACCTGTTCGGCGCGCGCCTCGACCAGCTGCCCGACATCTGGCGCCGGCTCGTCGACGCGGGCATGGAGTCGGGCCAGGCGTACGGGAAGAGCCTCCGCACCGTGAAGAGCTGCGTCGGGTCGACCTGGTGCCGCTACGGCGTGCAGGACTCGGTCGGCATGGCCGTGTTCCTCGAGGAGCGCTACCGGGGCCTCCGCTCGCCGCACAAGTTCAAGCTCGGCGTCTCGGGCTGCGCGCGCGAGTGCGCCGAGGCCCGCTCGAAGGACATCGGCGTGATCGCCACCGAGCTCGGCTGGAACCTCTACGTCGGCGGCAACGGCGGCTACCAGCCCGCGCACGCGCAGCTGCTCGCCGGCGACCTCGACGACGAGACCCTCGTGCGCTACATCGACCGCTACGTCATGTACTACGTCCGCACGGCCGACCGCCTGCAGCGCACCGCCCGCTGGCAGGAGGACCTGCCGGGCGGGCTCGACCACGTGCGCGAGGTCGTCTGCGACGACTCGCTGGGCATCGCCGCCGAGCTCGAAGCGGCCATGGCCACGCACGTCGGCACCTACCGCGACGAGTGGGCCGCGACTCTCGCCGACCCCGAGAAGCTCAGGCGCTTCCGCCCGTTCGTGAACGCCCCCGAGACCGGCGACCCGTCGGTGCTGCGGGTGCCCGAGCGCGGCCAGTCGCGGCCCGCCACTCCAGAGGAGCGCCGCACGCTGATCGCGGGGGCGTCGATCCCCGTGCGTCCTCATGTGACGGACGCGGATGGGCCCGAGGCATCCGCCGTGCCTACCATCGACACCGTTCCCGCGCCGGCTGACGGCGCCATCACCGGAGGGCGTTGA
- the cobA gene encoding uroporphyrinogen-III C-methyltransferase — protein sequence MTLVGGGPGDAELITLAGRRALAEADVVLHDRLGPTDRIDEWAPGAELIDVGKTPGHHAVPQREIERLLVARAQEGLRVVRLKGGDPFVFGRGGEEVAACRAAGVPVTVVPGVTSAVSVPGAAGIPVTHREVSRAFTVVSGHVPFSEEELGHLVGLGGTLVVLMGVGTLPHFVAGLRRHGMAADMPIAIVERGFSPSQRTTTSDLGGILHRIAEVRPASPAVIVVGEVVRVPETFACEDGRPEASDAIASVIAQLGT from the coding sequence GTGACCCTGGTCGGCGGGGGCCCCGGCGACGCCGAGCTGATCACGCTCGCCGGCCGCCGCGCGCTCGCCGAGGCCGACGTCGTGCTGCACGACCGGCTCGGCCCGACCGACCGCATCGACGAGTGGGCGCCGGGCGCCGAGCTCATCGACGTCGGCAAGACGCCCGGACATCACGCCGTGCCGCAGCGCGAGATCGAGCGGCTGCTCGTCGCGCGCGCCCAGGAGGGCCTGCGCGTCGTGCGACTCAAGGGCGGCGACCCGTTCGTGTTCGGCCGCGGTGGCGAGGAGGTGGCTGCCTGCCGTGCCGCGGGCGTGCCCGTGACCGTCGTGCCGGGCGTCACGAGCGCCGTGTCGGTGCCGGGCGCCGCGGGCATCCCGGTCACGCACCGCGAGGTGAGCCGCGCGTTCACCGTCGTCTCCGGGCACGTGCCGTTCTCCGAGGAGGAGCTCGGCCACCTCGTCGGCCTCGGCGGCACGCTCGTCGTGCTCATGGGCGTCGGCACGCTGCCGCACTTCGTCGCGGGGCTCCGCCGTCACGGCATGGCCGCCGACATGCCGATCGCGATCGTCGAGCGCGGCTTCAGCCCGTCGCAGCGCACGACCACGTCCGACCTGGGAGGCATCCTGCACCGCATCGCAGAGGTGCGCCCCGCCTCGCCCGCCGTGATCGTGGTCGGCGAGGTCGTTCGCGTGCCCGAAACATTCGCGTGCGAGGATGGCCGCCCTGAAGCATCCGATGCCATCGCGAGCGTGATCGCGCAGCTCGGCACCTGA
- a CDS encoding uroporphyrinogen-III synthase translates to MNDAPVTPAAATPDEPPTWEDSHGRARPDAPDLAAPGGTDTGPVAAFRADQLDGFRIGVTSDRRSAELVAALERRGASVLHAPTIRMTGARDDAVVVEETGAIIAARPSVLLATTSYGMRRWFEAADAAGLGDEVLDVLGEARILVRGPKARGAIRAADLDDHGMSERETTASLIDLVLRDDVDGQAIAVQLHGYTDKAQLERLTAAGATVYPVAPYRWQAHEDQARVAKLVEAICTEALDAVTFTSAPAVEALFEAADGLGRYDALLAGFRDSVVAAAVGPVTAQPLVEAGILPIAPDRFRMGALIRLVCEHLEQKNVLRLPTEVGEVELRGRLVVLDGERIELSPVGLALFRTLMRAEGRTVSRADLARSTPEPLDDHAVDVALSRLRQALPRPGVVATVIKRGYRISVPV, encoded by the coding sequence ATGAACGACGCACCTGTCACGCCCGCTGCCGCAACGCCCGACGAGCCGCCCACCTGGGAGGACTCGCACGGCCGGGCCCGCCCCGACGCACCCGACCTCGCGGCACCCGGCGGCACCGACACCGGACCCGTCGCGGCGTTCCGCGCCGACCAGCTCGACGGCTTCCGCATCGGCGTGACGAGCGACCGCCGGTCGGCCGAGCTGGTCGCGGCGCTCGAGCGCCGCGGGGCATCCGTGCTGCACGCGCCCACCATCCGCATGACCGGCGCGCGCGACGACGCCGTCGTCGTCGAGGAGACCGGGGCGATCATCGCCGCGCGGCCGTCGGTGCTGCTCGCGACCACGTCGTACGGCATGCGCCGCTGGTTCGAGGCGGCGGACGCCGCGGGGCTCGGCGACGAGGTGCTCGACGTGCTGGGGGAGGCGCGCATCCTCGTGCGCGGTCCGAAGGCGCGCGGGGCGATCCGGGCCGCCGACCTCGACGACCACGGCATGAGCGAGCGCGAGACGACCGCGTCGCTCATCGACCTCGTGCTGCGCGACGACGTCGACGGGCAGGCCATCGCCGTGCAGCTGCACGGCTACACCGACAAGGCGCAGCTCGAGCGGCTGACGGCGGCAGGCGCGACCGTCTACCCGGTGGCGCCGTACCGCTGGCAGGCGCACGAGGACCAGGCGCGCGTGGCGAAGCTCGTCGAGGCGATCTGCACCGAGGCGCTCGACGCCGTGACGTTCACGAGCGCGCCCGCGGTGGAGGCGCTGTTCGAGGCCGCCGACGGCTTGGGGCGCTACGACGCGCTGCTCGCCGGCTTCCGCGACTCGGTCGTGGCGGCGGCCGTCGGGCCGGTCACCGCGCAGCCGCTCGTCGAGGCGGGCATCCTGCCGATCGCGCCCGACCGCTTCCGCATGGGCGCCCTCATCCGCCTCGTCTGCGAGCACCTCGAGCAGAAGAACGTGCTGCGCCTGCCGACCGAGGTCGGCGAGGTCGAGCTGCGCGGCCGGCTCGTCGTGCTCGACGGGGAGCGCATCGAGCTGAGTCCGGTCGGGCTGGCGCTCTTCCGCACCCTCATGCGCGCCGAGGGGCGCACGGTCTCGCGGGCCGACCTCGCGCGCTCGACCCCGGAGCCGCTCGACGACCACGCGGTCGACGTGGCGCTCAGCCGGCTGCGGCAGGCGCTGCCGCGCCCCGGCGTCGTCGCGACCGTGATCAAGCGCGGCTACCGCATCTCGGTGCCGGTCTGA
- a CDS encoding VOC family protein — translation MGIAVKYVDITVNDPVESLSFYRDALGFEVRNDVESGGHHWITLGSPKQPGLEIVLSDPHAGRSQADGDMLQALLTKGVLHGVVLADDDVDAAFERVRASGAEVLQEPMDQGWGPRDCAFRDPSGNTIRIAQAV, via the coding sequence ATGGGCATCGCAGTCAAGTACGTGGACATCACCGTGAACGACCCGGTCGAGTCGCTGTCGTTCTACCGGGACGCGCTCGGGTTCGAGGTGCGCAACGACGTCGAGTCGGGCGGGCACCACTGGATCACGCTCGGCTCGCCGAAGCAGCCGGGCCTCGAGATCGTGCTCTCCGACCCGCACGCCGGCCGGTCGCAGGCCGACGGAGACATGCTGCAGGCGCTGCTCACGAAGGGCGTGCTGCACGGGGTCGTGCTCGCCGACGACGACGTCGATGCGGCGTTCGAGCGCGTGCGCGCGTCGGGCGCCGAGGTGCTGCAGGAGCCGATGGACCAGGGCTGGGGGCCGCGCGACTGCGCGTTCCGCGACCCGTCGGGCAACACGATCCGCATCGCCCAGGCCGTCTGA
- a CDS encoding helix-turn-helix transcriptional regulator yields MSPDELAELAHLRRARDLIDREYDRPLDVPSMAAAALMSPAHFSRRFRAAYGETPHAYLMTRRIERAMALLRDGASVTDACMAVGATSLGSFSSRFTEIVGETPSAYRRRDHPAEQSMPTCVAMFTTRPQRAPSPPAAASAARPSPDPSTIGEGTPAAPGVR; encoded by the coding sequence ATGTCACCCGACGAGCTCGCCGAGCTCGCGCACCTGCGCCGGGCACGCGACCTGATCGACCGCGAGTACGACCGCCCGCTCGACGTGCCGTCCATGGCGGCGGCCGCGCTCATGTCTCCCGCGCACTTCTCGCGCCGGTTCCGCGCGGCCTACGGCGAGACGCCCCACGCGTACCTCATGACCCGCCGCATCGAGCGGGCCATGGCGCTGCTGCGTGACGGGGCGAGCGTGACGGATGCCTGCATGGCCGTCGGTGCGACCTCGCTGGGCTCGTTCAGCAGCCGCTTCACCGAGATCGTCGGCGAGACGCCGAGCGCGTACCGGCGGCGCGACCACCCGGCCGAGCAGTCGATGCCGACGTGCGTGGCGATGTTCACCACGCGCCCGCAGCGTGCCCCGTCTCCGCCTGCGGCGGCATCCGCTGCCCGCCCCTCGCCCGACCCGAGCACGATCGGAGAAGGCACCCCGGCCGCACCGGGCGTACGGTGA
- a CDS encoding DUF1294 domain-containing protein, with protein sequence MPNSTRRPQQRRRNGVQPAAFLPIALFAVLWVVLALTVGTPAWLGIVYAVASVVAFVLYAVDKRAAGAGRRRTPESTLLTAGLVGGWPGAIVAQQALRHKTVKREFRVPFWITVVVNVLAFVAVCVLLG encoded by the coding sequence GTGCCGAACTCGACCCGCCGCCCGCAGCAGAGACGCCGCAACGGCGTGCAGCCCGCCGCGTTCCTCCCCATCGCGCTGTTCGCCGTGCTGTGGGTGGTGCTCGCGCTGACCGTCGGCACGCCGGCCTGGCTCGGGATCGTCTACGCCGTGGCATCCGTCGTCGCCTTCGTGCTCTACGCGGTCGACAAGCGGGCCGCGGGCGCCGGGCGCCGTCGCACGCCCGAGTCGACGCTGCTCACCGCGGGGCTCGTGGGCGGCTGGCCGGGCGCGATCGTCGCCCAGCAGGCGCTGCGGCACAAGACCGTGAAGCGCGAGTTCCGGGTGCCGTTCTGGATCACCGTCGTGGTCAACGTGCTCGCGTTCGTCGCGGTGTGCGTGCTGCTCGGCTAG
- a CDS encoding EamA family transporter → MSTGETTDAALRRRRLAGAGTQLGTEVSINFGSSLAGLVIPVVGSFVVVAVRQLVMVAVVLPFYRPRRASLTWRRLWPAIALGVVLAVMNLAFYESVHLLGLGIAATIEFLGPLGLALVTSRRWLDVACALAAGAGVVLLIGPGASAAGEIDPWGVALALTAAVSWALYIVLTRRVAHGLPGLEGLTVASIVSLALLLPFAVVTFDAGAIDWRVLGLLLGVGVLSSALPYSLDTYILRRITPRLYAIITSFGPVIAAGFGWLVLSETFTALEVVAIVVVCGAAGTAIATQRDRPKSTLERTAETIP, encoded by the coding sequence GTGAGCACGGGGGAGACGACGGATGCCGCGCTGCGGCGCAGGCGCCTCGCCGGAGCGGGCACGCAGCTCGGCACCGAGGTGTCCATCAACTTCGGCTCGTCGCTCGCGGGCCTCGTGATCCCCGTGGTCGGCTCGTTCGTGGTGGTCGCGGTGCGGCAGCTCGTGATGGTCGCCGTGGTGCTGCCGTTCTACCGCCCGCGCCGCGCCTCGCTCACCTGGCGCCGACTGTGGCCCGCGATCGCGCTCGGCGTGGTGCTCGCGGTCATGAACCTCGCGTTCTACGAATCGGTGCACCTGCTCGGGCTCGGCATCGCCGCGACGATCGAGTTCCTCGGGCCGCTCGGGCTCGCGCTGGTCACCTCGCGCCGCTGGCTCGACGTCGCGTGCGCGCTCGCCGCGGGTGCGGGTGTCGTGCTGCTCATCGGCCCCGGAGCATCCGCCGCCGGTGAGATCGACCCGTGGGGCGTTGCGCTCGCGCTGACCGCCGCCGTCAGCTGGGCGCTCTACATCGTGCTGACGCGCCGGGTCGCGCACGGCCTGCCGGGGCTCGAGGGGCTGACCGTCGCGAGCATCGTGAGCCTCGCGCTGCTGCTGCCGTTCGCGGTCGTCACGTTCGACGCCGGCGCGATCGACTGGCGCGTGCTCGGGCTGCTGCTCGGCGTCGGCGTGCTCTCGTCGGCGCTGCCGTACAGCCTCGACACGTACATTCTGCGGCGCATCACCCCGCGCCTGTACGCGATCATCACGAGCTTCGGCCCGGTCATCGCGGCCGGGTTCGGCTGGCTCGTGCTGTCGGAGACGTTCACGGCGCTCGAGGTCGTGGCGATCGTGGTGGTGTGCGGGGCGGCGGGCACCGCGATCGCGACGCAGCGCGACCGGCCGAAGTCGACGCTCGAGCGCACGGCCGAGACGATTCCGTAG
- a CDS encoding DUF2087 domain-containing protein produces the protein MIVGSPDWRRVVAMLVEDDRRTAFAMAVLGTTRAEVEARLGGRRAGRALHALAEVALVTEDADGVLSADGAVFHDLLHGSATARATRGPERFLRGGRIAQYPAGADDRRALLELVVDRAIGTGEVLDEGRVNERLGDFTDDVAMLRRALVDAGLLERTRSGSEYARPDADVPGDARTAGAEVADAAPTDPATPTDPARARTT, from the coding sequence ATGATCGTCGGAAGCCCGGACTGGCGTCGCGTCGTGGCGATGCTCGTGGAGGATGACCGACGCACCGCGTTCGCGATGGCGGTGCTCGGCACGACGCGGGCGGAGGTGGAGGCGCGCCTGGGCGGCAGACGCGCGGGTCGGGCACTGCACGCGCTCGCCGAGGTCGCGCTCGTGACGGAGGACGCGGACGGCGTGCTCTCGGCCGACGGCGCGGTGTTCCACGACCTGCTGCACGGGTCGGCGACGGCGCGCGCGACCCGCGGCCCCGAGCGCTTCCTGCGCGGCGGTCGCATCGCGCAGTACCCGGCCGGCGCCGACGACCGGCGGGCGCTGCTCGAGCTCGTCGTCGACCGCGCGATCGGCACGGGCGAGGTGCTCGACGAGGGCCGCGTGAACGAGCGGCTCGGCGACTTCACGGACGACGTGGCGATGCTGCGCCGCGCGCTGGTCGACGCCGGCCTGCTCGAGCGCACCCGCTCGGGGTCGGAGTACGCGCGACCCGACGCCGACGTGCCGGGAGACGCGCGCACCGCCGGTGCGGAGGTGGCGGATGCCGCGCCGACCGACCCCGCCACGCCGACCGACCCCGCCCGCGCCCGCACGACATGA
- a CDS encoding maleylpyruvate isomerase N-terminal domain-containing protein translates to MSGVLRLAIEPDAAPAFARATRAMSEAFAAEAAAIAPGASVASSIWPTAGELVDHLGQIQRWATQVVRTGEAADRREHARPEASDRIAWYAEGAAGLADALDGTDPARRCWTFLGEGTTAFWSRRMAHEARKHLWDLRSAVGPAPRAPDQGGPAMLADAIDELYAVFLTRTLRTTGLDPLPRALVLRSTDVPAAWTITPDWTVTRHATAEATAVGEAAGEGPDAPTIVRAALGDVLLFVWERARPSSLPDRFRILGDPATVTAYLSSPVHP, encoded by the coding sequence ATGAGCGGCGTGCTGCGACTCGCGATCGAACCCGACGCGGCCCCCGCGTTCGCGCGCGCGACCCGGGCCATGTCGGAGGCGTTCGCCGCCGAGGCCGCGGCGATCGCCCCCGGGGCGTCCGTCGCGTCGTCGATCTGGCCGACCGCGGGCGAGCTGGTCGACCACCTGGGGCAGATTCAGCGCTGGGCCACGCAGGTCGTGCGCACCGGCGAGGCGGCCGACCGGCGCGAGCACGCCCGCCCCGAGGCATCCGACCGCATCGCGTGGTACGCCGAGGGTGCCGCCGGCCTCGCCGACGCGCTCGACGGGACCGACCCGGCGCGACGGTGCTGGACGTTCCTCGGCGAGGGGACCACCGCGTTCTGGAGCCGGCGCATGGCGCACGAGGCGCGCAAGCACCTCTGGGACCTGCGCTCGGCCGTCGGGCCGGCGCCGCGCGCACCCGACCAGGGCGGCCCCGCGATGCTCGCCGACGCGATCGACGAGCTCTACGCGGTGTTCCTCACCCGCACGCTGCGCACGACCGGGCTCGACCCGCTGCCGCGTGCGCTCGTGCTGCGCTCGACCGACGTACCCGCCGCCTGGACCATCACGCCCGACTGGACGGTCACGCGGCACGCGACCGCAGAGGCGACCGCCGTCGGCGAGGCCGCGGGCGAGGGGCCGGATGCCCCGACGATCGTGCGCGCGGCACTCGGCGACGTGCTGCTCTTCGTGTGGGAGCGCGCCCGCCCGAGCTCGCTGCCCGACCGGTTCCGCATTCTCGGCGACCCCGCGACGGTCACCGCCTACCTGTCGTCCCCCGTCCACCCCTGA
- a CDS encoding leucyl aminopeptidase family protein has product MRVASLAGVEAETAARALVEGALLARYRFAALKAKPKEVAIERLQLAADGLDAGTAGVGTGIAAARAASVARDLTNAPPAHLTAPDLADVAVELGERFGFGVEVFDKAALIELGCGGLLGVNAGSTVEPRMVKLTYMPEGESTGHLGLVGKGITYDSGGISLKPSDGMHALMKMDMGGAANVLGAFTALRELGASAAVTGWMMCTDNMPSGSATKLGDVLTARGGTTVEVKNTDAEGRLVMMDAIALAVEDGVDAIIDIATLTGAALMALGQSRAAVLGTSQAVVDSLLEASGTTDEPLWQLPLEQKYRKLLDSDIADLSNVGANRYAGATTAALFLAEFAGETPWAHVDIAGTMAVDSDESWRSKGATGFGTRTLVEVARTFTPPAK; this is encoded by the coding sequence ATCCGCGTCGCATCGCTCGCGGGCGTCGAGGCCGAGACCGCGGCCCGCGCGCTCGTCGAGGGCGCACTGCTCGCGCGCTACCGCTTCGCCGCGCTGAAGGCGAAGCCCAAGGAGGTCGCGATCGAGCGCCTCCAGCTCGCCGCCGACGGCCTCGACGCCGGCACGGCGGGCGTCGGCACCGGCATCGCCGCCGCGCGCGCGGCATCCGTCGCCCGCGACCTGACCAACGCCCCGCCCGCGCACCTGACGGCGCCCGACCTGGCCGACGTCGCGGTCGAACTGGGCGAGCGCTTCGGCTTCGGCGTCGAGGTCTTCGACAAGGCCGCGCTCATCGAGCTCGGCTGCGGGGGCCTCCTCGGCGTGAACGCCGGCTCGACCGTCGAGCCGCGCATGGTGAAGCTCACCTACATGCCCGAGGGCGAGTCGACCGGCCACCTCGGCCTCGTCGGCAAGGGCATCACGTACGACTCGGGCGGCATCAGCCTGAAGCCGTCCGACGGCATGCACGCCCTCATGAAGATGGACATGGGCGGCGCCGCGAACGTGCTCGGCGCATTCACCGCGCTGCGCGAGCTCGGGGCATCCGCCGCCGTCACGGGCTGGATGATGTGCACCGACAACATGCCGTCGGGCTCGGCCACGAAGCTCGGCGACGTGCTCACCGCGCGCGGCGGCACGACCGTCGAGGTGAAGAACACCGACGCCGAGGGGCGCCTGGTCATGATGGACGCCATCGCGCTCGCGGTCGAGGACGGCGTCGATGCGATCATCGACATCGCCACGCTCACCGGCGCCGCGCTCATGGCGCTCGGCCAGTCGCGCGCGGCCGTGCTCGGCACCTCGCAGGCCGTCGTCGACTCGCTGCTCGAAGCGTCCGGCACCACCGACGAGCCGCTCTGGCAGCTGCCGCTCGAGCAGAAGTACCGCAAGCTCCTCGACTCCGACATCGCCGACCTGTCGAACGTCGGCGCGAACCGCTACGCCGGTGCGACGACCGCGGCGCTGTTCCTCGCGGAGTTCGCGGGCGAGACGCCGTGGGCGCACGTCGACATCGCGGGCACCATGGCGGTCGACTCCGACGAGTCGTGGCGTTCGAAGGGCGCGACCGGCTTCGGCACGCGCACCCTCGTCGAGGTCGCACGCACCTTCACCCCGCCCGCGAAGTAG
- a CDS encoding M17 family peptidase N-terminal domain-containing protein, with protein MTRDPIRLIPADFTPVPSLAQLDAADVQVVDELGHDLDAIGVIVHTEGDVPEVALDREALARVGFEAKPGQTLVLPQPTGPTLVAVGAGAADEQTDASLRDAAAAFVRAVPKQASSASASHRSRASRPRPRPARSSRAHCSRATASPR; from the coding sequence ATGACCCGTGACCCGATTCGGCTCATCCCCGCCGACTTCACCCCCGTCCCCTCGCTCGCGCAGCTCGACGCCGCCGACGTCCAGGTCGTCGACGAGCTCGGCCACGACCTCGACGCGATCGGCGTGATCGTGCACACCGAGGGCGACGTGCCCGAGGTGGCGCTCGACCGCGAGGCGCTCGCCCGCGTGGGCTTCGAGGCCAAGCCCGGCCAGACCCTCGTGCTCCCCCAGCCGACCGGCCCCACTCTCGTGGCCGTCGGCGCGGGCGCCGCAGACGAGCAGACGGATGCCTCGCTGCGCGACGCCGCCGCCGCCTTCGTGCGCGCCGTGCCCAAGCAGGCCTCCTCGGCATCCGCGTCGCATCGCTCGCGGGCGTCGAGGCCGAGACCGCGGCCCGCGCGCTCGTCGAGGGCGCACTGCTCGCGCGCTACCGCTTCGCCGCGCTGA